From one Chloroflexota bacterium genomic stretch:
- a CDS encoding triose-phosphate isomerase: MRKKFVVGNWKMNKTISEARQLVAELLPLLEPLHNIDRAVCPTSLALPAVAEMLADSEIGVGAQNMYWEESGAFTGELAPAMVAEICQYVIIGHSERRQFFGETDETVNRKVKAALAHGLTPIVCIGESLEENQAGQTTTVVSRQVRGGLADLSPEDGAKLVIAYEPIWAIGTGLAATPEDANAIHRDVVRPALAEMFGDDVAQRIQIQYGGSVKPDNAAAFFAQSDIDGALVGGASLKAAAFEGIAKAAAEA, encoded by the coding sequence ATGCGTAAAAAGTTTGTTGTTGGAAACTGGAAGATGAATAAAACGATTTCCGAAGCCCGCCAGTTAGTTGCCGAGTTACTGCCCCTGCTCGAACCTTTGCACAATATCGACCGGGCAGTTTGCCCGACCAGTTTGGCTTTGCCCGCGGTGGCTGAAATGCTGGCCGATTCTGAAATTGGCGTGGGCGCGCAGAATATGTATTGGGAAGAAAGCGGCGCGTTTACCGGCGAACTCGCGCCTGCGATGGTGGCCGAGATTTGTCAGTATGTCATTATTGGACATTCAGAGCGCCGCCAGTTTTTCGGCGAAACTGATGAAACGGTGAATCGCAAAGTTAAGGCAGCGCTGGCGCACGGCCTGACGCCGATTGTGTGCATTGGCGAATCGCTGGAAGAAAATCAGGCCGGGCAGACCACCACTGTGGTTTCCCGTCAGGTGCGTGGTGGTTTGGCTGATCTAAGCCCCGAAGATGGCGCCAAACTGGTTATTGCCTATGAGCCGATTTGGGCCATCGGCACCGGGTTGGCGGCTACCCCCGAAGATGCCAACGCCATTCATCGGGATGTAGTGCGCCCGGCGCTGGCTGAAATGTTTGGCGATGATGTAGCTCAGAGAATCCAGATTCAGTATGGCGGCTCGGTCAAGCCCGATAACGCGGCTGCTTTCTTTGCCCAATCAGATATTGATGGCGCGCTGGTTGGCGGCGCCAGCCTCAAGGCGGCTGCCTTTGAAGGCATCGCCAAAGCCGCCGCTGAGGCGTAG
- the gap gene encoding type I glyceraldehyde-3-phosphate dehydrogenase, with protein sequence MTTKIGINGFGRIGRQVLRVIMEQEKSELEIVAINDLFPTETNAHLLKYDTNYGIFDGEVDVVDGNLVVDGKTIKVFSEREPANLPWADLGVEIVIEATGVFRDTAKDPGPQTHIEKGGAKKVIISAPAKGEDLTVVLGVNDDWYKPGEHHVVSNASCTTNCLAPPMKVINDVFGIESGLMTTIHAYTNDQRILDLAHKDLRRARAAAANMIPTTTGAAKAIALVIPELKGKFDGYAIRVPTPTVSIVDSVVQLKKSATVEEVNAALQAASEGALKGILGFETKPLVSMDFKGDSRSSIVDAALTTMMGDKFLKVVSWYDNEWGYSCRTVDLAVMMAQSL encoded by the coding sequence ATGACAACAAAAATTGGTATAAATGGATTTGGTCGGATTGGGCGTCAGGTGCTGCGCGTAATTATGGAGCAGGAAAAAAGCGAACTGGAAATTGTCGCCATTAACGATCTGTTCCCAACGGAGACGAACGCGCATCTTCTCAAATATGACACGAACTACGGCATTTTTGATGGCGAAGTGGATGTCGTGGATGGCAATCTGGTTGTCGATGGCAAGACGATCAAGGTTTTTTCGGAGCGTGAGCCTGCCAACTTGCCCTGGGCTGACCTCGGTGTGGAAATCGTGATTGAAGCCACAGGCGTTTTTCGTGATACAGCCAAAGACCCCGGCCCTCAAACGCATATTGAAAAAGGCGGCGCCAAGAAGGTGATTATCTCAGCCCCGGCCAAAGGCGAAGACCTGACCGTTGTGCTGGGCGTCAACGATGACTGGTACAAACCTGGCGAACATCATGTTGTTTCGAATGCTTCATGCACCACCAACTGCCTGGCCCCCCCCATGAAGGTGATCAACGATGTCTTTGGTATCGAATCGGGCTTGATGACCACCATTCACGCCTACACCAACGATCAGCGCATTCTCGATCTGGCGCACAAAGACCTGCGCCGCGCCCGCGCTGCGGCAGCGAACATGATTCCCACGACTACCGGCGCAGCCAAGGCGATTGCGCTGGTAATCCCTGAACTCAAGGGCAAATTTGATGGTTACGCTATTCGCGTGCCAACCCCCACGGTTTCCATCGTTGATTCCGTAGTCCAACTTAAGAAATCGGCCACTGTAGAAGAAGTCAATGCCGCCTTGCAAGCTGCCTCCGAAGGCGCGCTCAAAGGCATTTTGGGCTTCGAGACCAAACCGCTGGTTTCGATGGATTTCAAAGGCGACAGTCGTTCATCCATCGTAGATGCTGCTCTGACCACCATGATGGGCGATAAATTCCTCAAAGTTGTCTCCTGGTACGACAACGAATGGGGCTACTCTTGCCGCACGGTTGATCTGGCGGTTATGATGGCACAATCGCTATAA
- a CDS encoding phosphoglycerate kinase, whose product MFEKKTLGDFDFSNKRVLVRVDFNVPLDAGRVADDTRIRAALPTLEYLLDQGASLVLCSHLGRPKGVDPQFSLRPVAEYLDTLLEAPVSFAEDCIGPVAEAAAASMQAGQVLVLENTRFHAGEKKNDTEVARQLASLADVFVNDAFGTAHRAHASNVGVADYLPAIAGFLLEKEIQYLGQAIADPKRPFVAILGGAKVSDKIGVIRNLLSKADSILIGGGMANTFFKAGGYPMGDSLVEEDALEVARELLDSAGGKLRLPVDMVIADAFDAEAASKTLGVGPVPDGWRILDVGPETIKGYGKVVANAGTVVWNGPMGVFEFPKFAQGTFALAKAVAQSNALTIIGGGDSVAAINQSGLSDQVTHVSTGGGASLQMLEGDELPGLAALNDK is encoded by the coding sequence ATGTTTGAAAAAAAAACACTCGGAGATTTTGATTTTTCTAACAAACGCGTTTTGGTGAGGGTTGATTTTAACGTTCCTTTGGATGCTGGCCGGGTTGCCGACGATACTCGTATTCGGGCCGCCCTGCCCACCCTGGAATATTTGCTCGATCAGGGGGCTTCACTGGTATTATGTTCGCACCTCGGACGCCCCAAAGGTGTTGATCCCCAATTTTCGCTGCGCCCGGTGGCCGAATATCTCGATACCCTGCTCGAAGCGCCGGTTAGCTTTGCCGAAGATTGCATTGGGCCGGTGGCTGAAGCTGCTGCGGCCTCCATGCAGGCCGGGCAGGTTTTGGTGCTCGAAAATACGCGCTTCCATGCGGGTGAAAAGAAAAATGACACCGAGGTGGCGCGCCAACTGGCTTCGCTGGCCGATGTTTTTGTCAACGATGCCTTTGGCACCGCCCACCGCGCCCACGCCTCCAATGTGGGTGTGGCCGATTACCTGCCCGCGATTGCCGGATTTTTGCTCGAAAAAGAGATTCAATACCTCGGCCAGGCGATTGCTGACCCAAAACGCCCTTTTGTTGCTATTTTGGGTGGGGCCAAAGTTAGCGACAAGATTGGTGTGATTCGCAATCTGCTCTCTAAGGCCGATAGCATTTTGATTGGCGGCGGCATGGCGAATACCTTCTTCAAGGCCGGAGGCTACCCGATGGGGGATTCACTCGTAGAAGAAGACGCGTTAGAAGTGGCGCGCGAATTGCTTGATTCGGCAGGCGGCAAATTGCGTTTGCCGGTAGATATGGTCATCGCCGATGCATTCGATGCCGAGGCCGCAAGCAAGACTTTGGGCGTGGGGCCGGTCCCCGATGGATGGCGTATCCTCGATGTTGGCCCTGAGACGATCAAAGGCTACGGCAAAGTGGTTGCCAACGCGGGTACCGTTGTCTGGAATGGCCCGATGGGTGTGTTTGAATTCCCTAAATTTGCACAAGGCACCTTTGCACTGGCAAAGGCCGTCGCGCAGAGCAACGCCCTGACCATCATTGGCGGCGGCGACTCAGTCGCCGCTATTAATCAATCGGGCTTGTCCGATCAGGTAACGCACGTTTCTACGGGCGGCGGCGCTTCGCTGCAAATGCTCGAAGGTGATGAACTCCCCGGCCTTGCCGCGCTGAATGACAAATAG
- a CDS encoding serine/threonine protein kinase, whose product MPFVVGENIGPYRLLEKLGQGGMATVYRAYHARLDRDVAIKALHPAFMEDPNFLARFEREAQVVARLEHPNIVPIYDFAEHEGRPYLVMKFIEGETLKARLNRASITDAELLETVDAVGGGLAYAHEQGILHRDIKPSNVLLAADGRIYLADFGLARIAHAGESTLSGDMMLGTPQYISPEQAMGVSELDNGTDIYSFGVMLYELIVGQVPFSADTPFSIIHDHIYTPLPLPRNIRQEIPESLERVLLKALAKERGDRFDTVDALLEAFRKAIQKVEPDSLARPRAEITQGSAPTLAPEPVRAESTSEAVATSVEAAPTPQEETPIPSGKGKKKLRRNSLWRAIIIGVVLIFCCLVVFAIAQNRQPEFALDAEPAATEIVFTDRVEEILAQITDNPEEPYTYLELASAYLEINETISAEAAVDDALLYGADDFEVYRKAAAILAHNESWVKATQVYLAMRQQNPQWLVNEMENFHQAAYMAAALPGAGESIPIPAVAQVDQPFERILKARNILFNDSALAAQPFLDETLLEFPDYAEAKLLQIEIYQMEGKIDTAILLIEDLRNQINTPPWILNFIEKHFENILLSMNDSLESAEALTLAVEQSPDDPWLRLELVDALLRERQFALVEAQMLKVGELAGEDPEIYLHAAEILQGHERYLFAARYYILAIQMGGEAMRERVADRHTQMIYLGSVGVDALQTLRSFETEIDALTFEVARIRNILHHDNAEVAAVKMVELKAQYPDAPEVLLLDAEILYLMGNEDAALQQWRDLINQKENPLWIREQARVFLQKFNQ is encoded by the coding sequence ATGCCATTTGTTGTTGGTGAAAATATTGGCCCGTATCGCTTGCTCGAAAAATTGGGCCAGGGGGGTATGGCGACCGTTTACCGGGCTTATCATGCCCGTCTCGACCGTGATGTAGCCATAAAGGCGCTGCACCCGGCTTTTATGGAAGACCCCAATTTTTTGGCGCGCTTCGAGCGCGAAGCGCAGGTAGTCGCCCGACTTGAGCATCCCAACATCGTCCCCATTTATGATTTTGCTGAACACGAAGGTCGCCCTTATCTGGTGATGAAATTCATCGAGGGGGAAACGCTTAAAGCGCGGCTGAATCGCGCCAGCATCACTGATGCTGAACTTCTCGAAACGGTTGATGCAGTCGGCGGCGGCCTGGCTTATGCCCACGAGCAAGGCATTTTGCATCGCGATATCAAACCCTCCAATGTTTTGCTGGCCGCAGATGGCCGCATTTATCTGGCCGATTTTGGCCTGGCGCGCATTGCCCATGCGGGCGAATCCACGCTTTCGGGGGATATGATGCTCGGCACGCCCCAGTACATTTCGCCGGAACAGGCTATGGGCGTGAGCGAACTCGACAACGGCACCGATATTTACTCCTTTGGGGTGATGTTGTACGAGCTAATTGTTGGGCAGGTGCCTTTCAGTGCCGATACGCCCTTTTCCATTATCCACGACCATATTTATACGCCCCTGCCGTTGCCGCGCAACATTCGCCAGGAAATCCCTGAATCCCTTGAGCGCGTTTTATTGAAGGCATTAGCGAAGGAACGCGGCGACCGTTTTGACACCGTGGATGCGCTGCTGGAAGCCTTCCGCAAGGCGATTCAGAAAGTGGAGCCGGATTCGCTGGCGCGACCTCGGGCTGAGATCACCCAGGGGAGCGCGCCAACCCTCGCGCCGGAGCCTGTGCGAGCTGAATCAACCTCGGAGGCGGTAGCCACATCCGTGGAGGCCGCGCCAACCCCGCAGGAAGAAACGCCCATCCCGTCCGGGAAGGGAAAAAAGAAATTGCGGCGAAATTCACTGTGGCGCGCCATCATCATTGGCGTAGTGCTGATATTTTGCTGTCTGGTCGTTTTTGCAATTGCACAAAATCGCCAGCCGGAGTTCGCGCTCGATGCTGAACCGGCTGCCACGGAAATTGTGTTCACGGACCGCGTTGAAGAGATTTTAGCTCAGATTACTGACAACCCCGAAGAGCCATATACCTACCTCGAATTGGCCTCGGCATATCTTGAAATCAACGAGACAATCTCTGCCGAAGCTGCTGTGGATGATGCCCTGCTTTACGGCGCGGATGATTTTGAAGTATATCGCAAGGCTGCCGCGATTTTGGCACATAATGAAAGCTGGGTGAAAGCCACACAGGTGTATCTGGCAATGCGCCAGCAAAATCCGCAGTGGTTGGTGAATGAGATGGAGAACTTCCATCAGGCGGCGTATATGGCCGCTGCTCTTCCTGGCGCGGGGGAAAGCATACCGATTCCGGCGGTGGCACAGGTGGACCAGCCTTTTGAGCGCATCCTCAAGGCGCGCAATATTCTGTTTAACGATTCAGCCCTGGCCGCGCAGCCCTTTTTGGATGAAACGCTGCTGGAATTCCCCGATTATGCCGAAGCCAAGTTGCTGCAAATTGAGATTTATCAGATGGAGGGGAAGATTGATACAGCCATTCTTCTGATTGAAGATTTGCGCAACCAGATTAATACGCCCCCGTGGATACTGAACTTTATTGAAAAGCACTTTGAAAATATCTTGCTGTCGATGAATGACTCATTAGAGAGCGCCGAAGCCTTGACGCTGGCAGTAGAGCAATCGCCCGATGATCCCTGGCTGCGGCTGGAATTGGTCGATGCGCTGTTGCGCGAGCGTCAATTTGCCCTCGTCGAGGCGCAAATGCTGAAGGTGGGCGAACTGGCGGGTGAGGACCCTGAAATTTATTTGCACGCAGCCGAAATTCTGCAAGGACATGAACGCTATCTTTTTGCGGCCCGCTATTATATTCTGGCAATCCAGATGGGTGGCGAGGCGATGCGCGAGCGGGTTGCGGATCGACATACGCAGATGATCTATTTGGGATCGGTGGGCGTGGATGCGTTGCAAACCCTGCGTAGTTTTGAAACCGAAATTGACGCGCTGACCTTTGAGGTTGCCCGCATTCGCAATATTTTGCATCATGATAATGCTGAAGTGGCCGCGGTAAAAATGGTTGAGCTTAAAGCACAGTATCCGGACGCGCCGGAAGTGTTGCTGTTGGATGCTGAAATTTTGTATCTCATGGGAAATGAAGATGCCGCTTTGCAACAATGGCGCGATTTAATCAATCAAAAAGAAAACCCACTGTGGATACGCGAGCAGGCGCGGGTTTTCTTGCAGAAGTTTAATCAATGA
- a CDS encoding sulfurtransferase, producing MSHTTIISPATLFENFQHSAWVVVDCRFWLEDTEKGRRDYQAAHIPGAVYAHLDEDLSSPVQPGVTGRHPLPDVEALSRKLGTWGIGSSVQVVVYDDNGGAIASRLWWLLHWLGHEQVAVLDGGFPRWQAENLPVDAEPASPAPRTFEPRPRPDLLVTADDLLAEFGDSAYKLVDSRAPERYRGEEEPLDAVAGHIPGAVLRPFGENLAPDGSFRPKTILRGYFYALLDDTPAARTTFYCGSGVTAAHNVLAMAYAGLGMPRLYVGSWSHWITDPERPIA from the coding sequence ATGTCGCATACAACCATAATTTCCCCTGCAACTCTGTTTGAGAATTTCCAGCATTCAGCCTGGGTGGTCGTGGATTGCCGCTTTTGGCTGGAGGATACCGAAAAAGGCCGTCGCGATTATCAGGCGGCGCATATCCCAGGGGCAGTCTATGCCCATCTGGATGAAGACCTTTCTTCTCCGGTGCAACCCGGCGTGACCGGGCGCCATCCTTTGCCCGATGTGGAGGCTTTGTCCCGAAAACTTGGCACCTGGGGGATTGGCTCTAGCGTGCAGGTTGTCGTTTATGATGACAATGGCGGGGCGATTGCTTCACGTTTATGGTGGCTCTTGCACTGGCTTGGTCATGAGCAAGTAGCTGTGCTCGATGGCGGCTTCCCGCGCTGGCAGGCTGAGAATTTGCCTGTGGATGCAGAACCCGCTTCACCAGCGCCGCGCACCTTTGAACCGCGTCCGCGTCCCGATTTGCTCGTCACTGCCGATGATTTGCTGGCAGAATTTGGCGATTCGGCCTATAAACTCGTGGATTCGCGTGCACCTGAGCGTTACCGTGGCGAGGAAGAACCACTCGATGCCGTTGCCGGGCATATCCCCGGCGCCGTTTTGCGGCCTTTTGGCGAAAATCTGGCTCCGGATGGCAGCTTTCGCCCCAAGACGATTCTGCGGGGATATTTTTATGCCTTACTGGACGATACCCCTGCCGCCCGCACGACCTTTTACTGTGGCTCAGGTGTGACCGCGGCGCATAATGTGCTGGCGATGGCTTATGCCGGGTTGGGGATGCCGCGCCTGTATGTCGGTTCCTGGAGCCACTGGATCACCGACCCCGAACGTCCAATTGCTTGA
- the upp gene encoding uracil phosphoribosyltransferase, with protein sequence MSNVYASTHPLVAHKITRMRDQGTLSKKFRELVREVSALLAYEATADLQVAPRAVQTPLEQTQGYELKEPIGLIPILRAGLGMVEGIWELMPSAEVWHIGLYRDERTLKPVAYYNKLPIAPTVSVCLILDPMLATGGSAIATVDVLKEWGVNKIKFVGILAAPEGIAALQAAHPDVPIHIATIDDHLNEHGYIVPGLGDAGDRQFGTG encoded by the coding sequence ATGTCCAATGTTTACGCTTCCACACACCCTCTGGTCGCCCACAAAATTACCCGCATGAGAGATCAAGGCACACTCTCCAAGAAATTTCGCGAGTTGGTGCGCGAGGTTTCGGCGCTGTTGGCCTACGAAGCCACTGCCGATCTGCAAGTTGCCCCGCGCGCCGTGCAAACCCCCCTTGAACAAACCCAGGGCTATGAACTTAAAGAACCGATTGGTCTGATTCCCATTCTGCGGGCTGGACTGGGGATGGTTGAAGGGATTTGGGAGTTGATGCCCAGCGCCGAGGTCTGGCATATTGGGCTTTATCGCGATGAGCGCACACTCAAACCGGTGGCCTACTACAACAAACTGCCGATTGCCCCCACGGTTTCGGTATGTTTAATTTTGGATCCAATGCTGGCCACCGGCGGATCAGCCATCGCCACAGTGGATGTGCTAAAAGAATGGGGAGTCAATAAAATTAAATTTGTGGGGATTCTGGCCGCCCCCGAGGGAATCGCCGCCCTCCAGGCTGCGCACCCGGACGTGCCCATTCATATCGCCACGATTGACGACCATCTCAACGAGCATGGCTATATCGTCCCCGGCCTGGGCGATGCTGGGGATCGTCAATTCGGCACAGGATGA